In the Mesorhizobium sp. genome, one interval contains:
- the tpiA gene encoding triose-phosphate isomerase, producing the protein MTHAIRPLVAGNWKMHGTSASTPELHAIANGFMQGLDTETEALICVPATLLARAAEVLKSSPVKAGGQDCHVNDSGAHTGDVSAPMLKDAGASFVIVGHSERRTDHGETDAIVHAKVEAAWRAGLTAIICIGETRGEREEGKTLSILSRQIAGSVPASASPANTIIAYEPVWAIGTGLTPTPQDVAEAHAHIRGELSELIGERALGMRILYGGSVKPSNARELLAIDNVNGALVGGASLKAADFLGIAEAYLSIG; encoded by the coding sequence ATGACCCACGCGATCCGTCCCCTTGTCGCCGGCAACTGGAAGATGCACGGCACCTCGGCTTCGACGCCGGAGCTCCACGCGATCGCCAACGGATTCATGCAAGGACTCGACACCGAAACCGAAGCGCTGATCTGCGTACCGGCAACGCTGCTCGCCCGGGCGGCAGAGGTCCTCAAATCCTCGCCGGTGAAAGCCGGGGGACAGGATTGCCACGTCAACGACAGCGGCGCCCATACCGGCGACGTATCCGCCCCCATGCTCAAGGATGCCGGCGCGAGCTTCGTCATCGTCGGTCACTCGGAACGGCGTACCGATCATGGCGAAACGGATGCGATCGTCCACGCCAAGGTAGAAGCGGCCTGGCGCGCCGGGCTGACGGCAATCATCTGTATCGGCGAAACCAGGGGCGAACGAGAGGAGGGCAAGACGCTGTCCATTCTCTCGCGCCAGATCGCGGGTTCGGTTCCGGCGTCGGCAAGCCCCGCGAATACGATTATTGCGTATGAGCCCGTCTGGGCGATCGGGACCGGGCTGACCCCGACACCGCAGGATGTCGCCGAAGCGCACGCGCATATCCGGGGGGAACTGTCGGAATTGATCGGGGAGCGGGCTTTGGGCATGCGCATCCTCTACGGCGGGTCGGTCAAGCCGTCGAACGCGCGCGAACTCCTCGCCATCGACAATGTCAACGGCGCGCTCGTCGGCGGGGCCAGCCTGAAGGCGGCGGACTTCCTGGGGATCGCCGAAGCCTACCTCTCCATCGGCTGA
- the secG gene encoding preprotein translocase subunit SecG — protein sequence METVVIVIHLMVVLALVGVVLLQRSEGGGLGIGGGSGFMTARGAANALTRATAILAAAFFATSLILSIMARYGERPIDILDRVPSTTGQQQAPSGSGILDQLGGQGAPATAPSGEPQAPAPSAAAPAEGQGAVPIAPLTPIAPAPATPSVPSGQ from the coding sequence ATGGAAACCGTCGTCATCGTCATCCACCTCATGGTCGTGCTCGCGCTGGTCGGCGTCGTGCTGCTGCAGCGCTCCGAAGGCGGTGGACTTGGCATCGGCGGCGGCTCCGGCTTCATGACAGCTAGGGGCGCGGCCAACGCACTCACGCGGGCGACGGCGATCCTTGCGGCAGCGTTCTTCGCGACATCGCTCATCCTTTCGATCATGGCCCGCTACGGCGAGCGTCCGATCGACATTCTTGACCGGGTGCCTTCGACGACCGGCCAGCAGCAGGCCCCGTCAGGCAGCGGAATTCTGGACCAGCTGGGCGGCCAGGGGGCGCCCGCGACCGCGCCTTCGGGCGAGCCTCAGGCTCCCGCGCCTTCCGCGGCAGCTCCGGCGGAGGGGCAGGGTGCGGTACCGATCGCTCCGCTAACGCCGATCGCCCCGGCACCTGCCACGCCGAGTGTTCCGAGCGGACAATAG
- a CDS encoding L,D-transpeptidase, translating into MRLRTIVLAGMVSSFCLGAPAFAESGGSPFTITVKNTASATQPEKKVEKKAEQKPGKSVPKVAKAEKNAAASRKKEKTVEVAVVTAPTELRSDTQERGLFSALFGGPPQMLPETQRRDQELRERELKKGKKFKVKADFQPQVVEFSNSYSRGTIVVNTSEKYLYLIESGGKARRYAIAVGKDGLKFKGTGKIQDKQEWPRWIPTKEMQERDPAKYGKYKDGMPGGPDNPLGARAMYLYQGKKDTHIRIHGTNQPWTIGTDSSNGCFRMVNEHVMDLYNRVRLGADVVVL; encoded by the coding sequence ATGAGACTCAGGACTATCGTTCTGGCGGGGATGGTTTCGTCCTTCTGCCTTGGCGCGCCCGCTTTCGCGGAGTCGGGCGGTTCACCGTTCACGATTACGGTCAAGAACACGGCCTCTGCGACGCAACCTGAAAAGAAGGTGGAGAAGAAGGCTGAGCAGAAGCCCGGCAAGTCTGTACCGAAGGTAGCAAAGGCCGAAAAGAATGCCGCGGCCTCCCGCAAGAAGGAGAAGACGGTCGAAGTGGCGGTTGTCACCGCGCCGACGGAACTGCGTAGCGACACTCAGGAACGGGGCCTGTTCAGCGCGCTCTTCGGCGGTCCTCCGCAAATGTTGCCCGAGACCCAGCGGCGTGACCAGGAGCTGCGTGAGCGTGAGCTGAAGAAAGGCAAGAAATTCAAGGTCAAGGCGGATTTCCAGCCGCAGGTGGTGGAGTTCAGCAATTCCTATTCGCGCGGCACGATCGTCGTGAACACGTCCGAGAAGTATCTCTACCTGATCGAGTCCGGCGGCAAGGCGCGCCGCTACGCCATTGCTGTCGGCAAGGACGGCCTCAAATTCAAGGGCACCGGCAAGATCCAGGACAAGCAGGAATGGCCGCGCTGGATTCCGACCAAGGAGATGCAGGAACGCGACCCGGCAAAATACGGAAAATACAAGGACGGCATGCCCGGCGGCCCTGACAACCCGCTCGGGGCGCGGGCGATGTATCTATACCAGGGCAAGAAGGATACCCACATCCGGATCCACGGCACCAACCAGCCTTGGACCATCGGCACCGATTCTTCGAACGGCTGCTTCCGGATGGTCAACGAGCATGTGATGGACCTCTACAATCGCGTGCGCCTGGGCGCCGACGTCGTCGTCCTCTAA
- a CDS encoding CTP synthase — MARYVFITGGVVSSLGKGIAAAALGALLQARGYRCRIRKLDPYLNVDPGTMSPYQHGEVFVTDDGAETDLDLGHYERFTGRSANKQDNITTGRIYKNIIEKERRGDYLGATVQVIPHVTDEIKNFVREGNDEYDFVLCEIGGTVGDIEAMPFLEAIRQLGNELPRGGAVYIHLTLMPYIPAAGELKTKPTQHSVKELRSIGIAPDILLVRADRPIPKEERRKLSLFCNVRESAVIQALDVAHIYDVPIAYHKEGLDSEVLAAFGIDPAPKPRMERWHEVSRLIHNPEGEVTIAVVGKYTGLKDAYKSLIEALSHGGMANKVRVKLDWIESEIFEKEDPSPWLEKVHGILVPGGFGERGSEGKILAAKFARERKVPYFGICFGMQMACIEAARSLAGIEAASSTEFGPAKEPVVGLMTEWLKGNMLEKRQQAGDLGGTMRLGAYEARLAPGSRIAEVYGDTTISERHRHRYEVNIDYKARLEECGLVFAGMSPDGVLPETVEYPDHPWFIGVQYHPELKSRPFEPHPLFSSFIGAAVEQSRLV; from the coding sequence ATGGCGCGATATGTATTCATCACTGGCGGCGTGGTTTCCTCACTTGGCAAGGGCATCGCCGCGGCCGCACTCGGTGCGCTCCTGCAGGCGCGCGGCTATCGATGCCGCATCCGCAAGCTCGATCCCTATTTGAACGTCGATCCCGGGACGATGTCGCCCTACCAGCACGGCGAGGTCTTCGTCACCGACGACGGGGCCGAGACCGATCTTGACCTCGGCCACTACGAGCGCTTCACCGGGCGCTCCGCCAACAAGCAGGACAACATCACAACCGGGCGGATCTACAAGAACATCATCGAGAAGGAGCGCCGCGGCGATTATCTCGGCGCGACCGTGCAGGTGATCCCGCACGTCACCGACGAGATCAAGAATTTCGTGCGCGAAGGAAATGACGAATACGACTTCGTCCTGTGCGAGATCGGCGGCACGGTCGGCGACATCGAGGCGATGCCGTTCCTGGAAGCGATCCGTCAGCTCGGCAATGAACTGCCGCGGGGAGGGGCCGTCTATATCCACCTCACGCTGATGCCCTATATTCCAGCGGCGGGCGAGCTGAAGACCAAGCCGACACAACATTCGGTCAAGGAACTGCGCTCGATCGGCATTGCGCCGGATATACTTCTCGTTCGTGCCGACCGGCCGATACCGAAGGAGGAGCGGCGCAAGCTCTCCTTGTTCTGCAACGTTCGGGAAAGTGCGGTCATCCAGGCGCTGGACGTGGCGCACATCTACGACGTGCCGATCGCCTATCACAAGGAAGGCCTCGATTCCGAGGTACTCGCCGCCTTTGGCATCGATCCGGCACCCAAGCCGCGCATGGAACGCTGGCACGAGGTGTCGCGACTCATCCACAATCCGGAAGGCGAGGTCACCATCGCCGTCGTCGGCAAATATACCGGGCTGAAGGACGCCTATAAATCGCTCATCGAAGCGCTGTCGCACGGCGGCATGGCCAACAAGGTCCGCGTCAAGCTCGACTGGATCGAGAGCGAGATCTTCGAGAAGGAAGATCCGTCGCCCTGGCTGGAAAAGGTCCACGGCATTCTCGTGCCGGGCGGGTTCGGGGAACGCGGGTCGGAAGGCAAGATCCTCGCCGCTAAATTCGCCCGCGAGCGCAAGGTACCTTATTTCGGCATCTGTTTCGGCATGCAGATGGCCTGCATAGAAGCGGCGCGATCGCTCGCCGGAATCGAGGCCGCCTCGTCCACCGAATTTGGACCTGCCAAGGAGCCGGTGGTCGGTCTGATGACCGAATGGCTGAAAGGCAACATGCTGGAAAAGCGCCAGCAGGCCGGCGATCTCGGCGGCACGATGCGGCTCGGCGCCTATGAGGCGAGACTGGCGCCCGGCTCGCGCATCGCCGAGGTCTATGGCGATACGACCATTTCGGAGCGCCACCGCCACCGCTACGAGGTCAACATAGACTACAAGGCGAGGCTGGAGGAATGCGGTCTGGTTTTCGCCGGCATGTCGCCCGACGGAGTCCTGCCGGAGACGGTCGAATATCCCGACCATCCCTGGTTCATCGGCGTGCAGTACCATCCCGAGCTGAAGTCCAGGCCGTTCGAGCCGCATCCGCTCTTTTCGAGCTTCATCGGCGCGGCGGTCGAGCAGAGCCGACTTGTGTAG
- a CDS encoding carbon monoxide dehydrogenase subunit G, with protein sequence MAVDMQGEERIEAPIAKVWTALNDPDVLKACIPGCETLEKKSDTQLAATVALKIGPIKARFAGEVELQKLNPPHSYTIFGEGKGGIAGFAKGGADVVLKEEGADATLLTYTAKADVGGKIAQLGSRLIQSTSKKLAGQFFSEFNKKVSAG encoded by the coding sequence ATGGCAGTTGACATGCAGGGTGAAGAGCGGATCGAAGCGCCGATCGCGAAAGTGTGGACAGCGCTGAACGACCCGGACGTGCTGAAAGCCTGCATTCCGGGCTGCGAGACGCTGGAAAAGAAGTCGGACACCCAGCTCGCGGCGACCGTGGCGCTCAAGATCGGTCCGATCAAGGCGCGCTTTGCCGGGGAGGTCGAGCTGCAGAAACTGAACCCGCCGCATTCCTATACGATCTTTGGCGAGGGCAAGGGCGGCATCGCCGGTTTCGCCAAAGGCGGCGCGGACGTCGTTCTGAAAGAGGAAGGCGCAGACGCGACCTTGCTGACCTATACCGCGAAAGCCGACGTCGGCGGCAAGATCGCACAGCTCGGCAGCAGGCTAATCCAGTCGACCTCGAAGAAGCTCGCCGGCCAGTTCTTCTCCGAGTTCAACAAAAAGGTCAGCGCGGGCTGA
- a CDS encoding IlvD/Edd family dehydratase encodes MSVGNGSRRLRSREWFDNPDNPGMTALYLERYLNFGLTREELQSGKPLIGIAQTGSDLSPCNRHHIELAKRVRAGIEAAGGVPFEFPCHPIQETGKRPTASLDRNLAYLSLVEVLYGYPLDGVVLTIGCDKTTPALLMAAATVNIPAIALSVGPMLNGWHRGERTGSGTIVWQSREKLAAGEIDYDQFMDIVASSAPSVGYCNTMGTATTMNSLAEALGMQLPGAAAIPAPYRERGQISYETGKRIVAMVHEDLKPSDIMTRQAFENAIVVNSAIGGSTNAPIHLNAIARHLGIKLDNDDWQAVGHKIPLLVNLQPAGEYLGEDYHHAGGVPAVVAELMKAGLLPNPDAMTVNGKTMGANCANAENMDEKVIRTVSAPLKRDAGFINLKGNLFDSAIMKTSVISDEFRLRYLSNPRDPDAFEGTAQVFDGPEDYHARIDDPALGLTENTILFMRGAGPVGYPGAAEVVNMQPPAYLIKKGIHSLPCIGDGRQSGTSGSPSILNASPEAAVGGGLALLRTGDRVRVDLRKGTADILVTDDEITRRRAELQNKGGYHYPKHQTPWQEIQRGMVDQLSEGMVLKPAVKYRDVAHVNGVPRDNH; translated from the coding sequence ATGTCGGTCGGAAACGGATCCAGGCGCTTGCGTTCGCGTGAGTGGTTCGACAATCCCGACAATCCGGGCATGACGGCGCTCTATCTCGAGCGCTACCTCAATTTCGGCCTGACCCGCGAGGAGTTGCAGTCGGGCAAGCCGCTGATCGGCATCGCCCAGACGGGATCAGACCTGTCGCCTTGCAACCGCCACCATATCGAGCTCGCCAAGCGCGTGCGCGCCGGCATCGAGGCGGCCGGCGGGGTGCCGTTCGAATTCCCATGCCACCCGATCCAGGAGACCGGCAAGCGTCCGACTGCCTCGCTCGATCGCAACCTCGCCTATCTCTCCCTTGTCGAGGTCCTCTACGGCTATCCGCTGGATGGCGTGGTACTGACCATCGGCTGCGACAAGACCACGCCCGCGCTCTTGATGGCCGCGGCGACGGTCAACATTCCGGCGATCGCACTCTCGGTCGGGCCGATGCTCAACGGCTGGCATCGCGGCGAGCGGACAGGCTCGGGCACGATCGTCTGGCAGTCTCGCGAAAAACTCGCCGCAGGCGAGATCGACTACGACCAATTCATGGACATCGTCGCCTCGTCGGCCCCATCGGTGGGCTATTGCAACACGATGGGCACCGCGACGACGATGAACAGTCTTGCCGAGGCGCTCGGCATGCAGCTTCCGGGCGCGGCGGCGATTCCCGCGCCTTATCGCGAACGCGGCCAGATCTCCTACGAGACCGGCAAGCGTATCGTCGCCATGGTACACGAGGACCTGAAGCCCTCCGACATCATGACCCGGCAGGCGTTCGAAAACGCCATCGTGGTCAATTCGGCGATCGGCGGTTCGACCAATGCGCCGATCCACCTCAACGCGATCGCCAGGCACCTTGGCATCAAGCTCGACAATGACGACTGGCAGGCTGTGGGCCACAAGATCCCGCTCCTGGTCAATCTGCAGCCGGCGGGCGAATATCTTGGCGAAGACTATCATCATGCCGGCGGCGTCCCGGCGGTGGTCGCCGAACTGATGAAGGCGGGGCTGCTGCCCAATCCGGACGCGATGACCGTCAACGGCAAAACGATGGGCGCGAATTGCGCCAATGCGGAGAACATGGACGAGAAGGTGATTCGGACCGTCTCGGCACCGCTGAAGCGAGACGCCGGTTTCATCAACCTGAAAGGAAACCTCTTCGACTCCGCGATCATGAAGACCAGCGTCATCTCGGACGAATTCCGCCTGCGCTATCTGTCCAATCCGCGCGATCCCGACGCCTTCGAGGGCACCGCGCAGGTTTTTGACGGACCAGAGGATTATCACGCGCGCATCGACGATCCGGCGCTCGGGCTGACGGAGAACACGATCCTGTTCATGCGCGGTGCCGGTCCCGTCGGCTATCCCGGCGCGGCGGAGGTGGTCAACATGCAGCCGCCGGCCTACCTGATCAAGAAAGGCATCCACTCGCTGCCCTGCATCGGCGACGGACGCCAGTCGGGAACCTCGGGCAGCCCTTCGATCCTCAACGCCTCGCCGGAGGCCGCCGTCGGCGGCGGGCTGGCACTGCTACGCACGGGCGACCGCGTCCGCGTCGATCTCAGGAAAGGCACCGCCGACATTCTCGTCACCGACGACGAGATCACGCGGCGGCGCGCGGAACTGCAGAACAAGGGCGGCTACCATTATCCGAAGCACCAGACGCCCTGGCAGGAGATCCAGCGCGGTATGGTCGACCAGCTCTCCGAAGGCATGGTTCTCAAGCCTGCGGTCAAATATCGCGACGTTGCCCACGTGAACGGCGTCCCGCGCGACAATCATTGA
- a CDS encoding VOC family protein — protein MTHRALDHLVLPTASVEAVRQRLTRLGFTVAPTGVHPFGTVNACVYFPGGAFLETLAVGDGEAAASAISHGNVFVARDHVFRAMRGEEGFSAIVLASDDADRDHAAFAAADISGGDMLTFSRPTADVHGNVDTATFKLAFAADIETADAFLFCCQRINAPAIDRGSLERHANGATGICEIIAGQHAASFISLIERAAGRTGHDTTHAAEFTNASLRMVRPDDPPGIADSGATLAAIVFSVSDPGATRKVLDEGGIAYQETAAGLVVAPAVGQGATFIFRRPN, from the coding sequence ATGACCCACCGCGCTCTCGACCACCTCGTTCTGCCCACCGCCAGCGTGGAGGCGGTACGCCAGCGGCTTACCCGGCTGGGCTTCACTGTCGCGCCGACAGGCGTGCATCCGTTCGGCACCGTCAACGCCTGCGTCTATTTTCCGGGCGGCGCATTTCTGGAAACGCTTGCCGTCGGCGACGGCGAGGCGGCGGCCTCTGCCATTTCGCACGGCAACGTCTTCGTCGCGCGCGACCACGTCTTTCGCGCGATGCGGGGCGAGGAGGGGTTTTCCGCGATCGTCCTTGCCAGCGATGACGCAGACCGGGACCATGCCGCTTTCGCCGCCGCCGACATATCGGGAGGCGACATGCTCACTTTCTCGCGCCCCACCGCGGACGTCCACGGCAATGTCGACACCGCGACGTTCAAGCTTGCCTTCGCCGCCGACATCGAGACGGCCGACGCGTTCCTGTTCTGCTGCCAGAGGATCAATGCGCCGGCCATCGACCGCGGCTCGCTGGAACGGCATGCCAACGGCGCGACGGGGATTTGCGAGATCATCGCGGGACAGCATGCAGCCTCGTTCATCAGCCTGATCGAACGCGCCGCCGGCCGGACGGGGCATGATACGACCCATGCCGCCGAGTTCACCAATGCGTCGCTGAGAATGGTCAGGCCGGACGACCCGCCCGGTATCGCGGACAGCGGCGCTACCCTTGCAGCCATCGTCTTCAGCGTTTCCGATCCAGGCGCGACGAGGAAGGTGCTCGACGAGGGCGGGATCGCGTATCAGGAGACCGCGGCCGGACTTGTCGTGGCGCCGGCAGTGGGGCAGGGCGCGACGTTCATTTTCCGGAGACCGAACTGA
- the kdsA gene encoding 3-deoxy-8-phosphooctulonate synthase yields MQPNATVTVGNATFSNAGPLTLIAGPCQLESRQHAFDMAGKLKELTAELGIGFVYKTSYDKANRTSLGATRGAGLDAALPVFADLRRALGISILTDVHTEEQCAIVSDVVDVLQIPAFLSRQTDMLVAAARTGKVVNIKKGQFLAPWDMKNVVAKVTGSGNPNVLVTERGVSFGYNTLVSDMRALPIMAQMGAPVIFDATHSVQQPGGHGGSSGGERRFVETLARAAVAVGVAGVFIETHQDPDNSTSSDGPNMVPLKDMRRLIERLMEFDRIAKRSS; encoded by the coding sequence ATGCAGCCCAATGCAACCGTGACGGTCGGCAATGCGACCTTTTCCAACGCCGGTCCGCTGACGCTGATCGCCGGGCCGTGCCAGCTCGAATCGCGCCAGCACGCCTTCGACATGGCCGGGAAGCTGAAAGAACTGACTGCCGAACTCGGTATCGGCTTCGTCTACAAGACGAGCTACGACAAGGCCAACCGCACGTCGCTTGGCGCAACGCGGGGCGCCGGGCTCGATGCGGCGCTGCCGGTGTTCGCCGATCTGCGCAGGGCGCTGGGCATTTCAATCCTGACCGACGTCCACACCGAAGAGCAGTGCGCGATCGTCTCCGACGTGGTCGACGTGCTGCAGATTCCGGCATTCCTGTCGCGCCAGACCGACATGTTGGTCGCGGCGGCGAGGACCGGCAAGGTCGTCAACATCAAGAAGGGCCAGTTCCTCGCGCCGTGGGATATGAAGAACGTCGTCGCCAAGGTCACCGGCTCGGGCAATCCGAACGTGCTGGTGACCGAGCGCGGCGTCTCCTTCGGCTACAACACGCTCGTGTCCGACATGCGGGCGCTGCCGATCATGGCGCAGATGGGTGCGCCGGTGATCTTCGATGCGACGCATTCGGTACAGCAGCCCGGTGGCCACGGCGGATCGTCGGGCGGAGAGCGCCGTTTCGTCGAGACGCTCGCCCGAGCCGCGGTCGCCGTTGGCGTCGCCGGGGTCTTCATCGAGACGCATCAGGATCCGGACAACTCGACCTCGTCCGACGGACCCAACATGGTGCCACTGAAGGACATGCGGAGGCTGATCGAACGGCTGATGGAGTTCGATCGCATCGCCAAGCGGTCCAGCTGA
- a CDS encoding PRC-barrel domain-containing protein gives MTTHTGHTNAIPASRVIGTDVFNTAGEKIGVIEDVMLEKTSNGIMFAVIGFGGFLGIGEKYHAIPWSVLDYEKSRAGYVVPFSQEQLKAAPAYSINELTGDDGKAARDASYDYYKVPPYWY, from the coding sequence ATGACGACCCATACCGGACATACGAATGCCATTCCTGCCTCGCGCGTGATCGGAACCGACGTGTTCAACACGGCGGGCGAGAAGATCGGCGTGATTGAAGACGTGATGCTGGAGAAGACATCCAACGGCATCATGTTCGCCGTTATCGGCTTCGGCGGTTTCCTCGGCATCGGCGAGAAGTACCACGCGATCCCCTGGTCCGTCCTCGACTACGAGAAGAGCCGCGCCGGCTATGTCGTGCCGTTTTCGCAGGAACAGCTGAAGGCGGCGCCTGCCTACTCGATCAACGAACTGACCGGTGACGACGGCAAGGCGGCGCGGGACGCCTCTTACGACTACTACAAGGTCCCACCCTATTGGTACTGA
- the eno gene encoding phosphopyruvate hydratase, producing the protein MTAIIDIVGREILDSRGNPTVEVDVTLEDGSFGRAAVPSGASTGAHEAVELRDGGERYLGKGVARAVEAVNGEIFEAIGGMEAEDQIHIDETMIELDGTANKSRLGANAILGVSLAVAKAAADAAGLPLFRYVGGTSARVLPVPMMNIINGGAHADNPIDFQEFMIMPVGAPSLKEAVRWGSEVFHTLKKRLKAAGHNTNVGDEGGFAPNLKSAQAGLDFVMASIEAAGFKPGDEIALALDCAATEFFKDGNYVYEGERKTRDPKAQAKYLAKLAADYPIISIEDGMAEDDWEGWKYLTDLCGKKVQLVGDDLFVTNSARLRDGIRMGVANSILVKVNQIGSLTETLDAVETAHKAHYTAVMSHRSGETEDSTIADLAVATNCGQIKTGSLARSDRLAKYNQLIRIEEMLGKQARYAGKGILRG; encoded by the coding sequence ATGACCGCAATCATCGACATCGTCGGCCGTGAAATCCTCGACAGCCGCGGCAACCCGACGGTCGAGGTGGACGTGACGCTCGAGGACGGGTCGTTCGGGCGCGCCGCGGTGCCGTCCGGCGCTTCGACCGGAGCGCATGAGGCGGTCGAACTGCGCGACGGCGGGGAACGCTACCTCGGCAAGGGCGTCGCCCGCGCGGTCGAAGCGGTGAACGGCGAGATCTTCGAGGCGATCGGGGGCATGGAAGCCGAGGACCAGATCCACATCGACGAGACGATGATCGAACTCGACGGCACGGCCAACAAGAGCAGGCTCGGCGCCAACGCCATTCTCGGCGTGTCGCTGGCGGTGGCGAAGGCGGCCGCTGACGCCGCCGGGCTGCCGCTCTTCCGCTATGTCGGCGGCACGTCCGCCCGTGTGCTTCCGGTTCCGATGATGAACATCATCAATGGCGGCGCGCATGCCGACAATCCGATCGATTTCCAGGAGTTCATGATCATGCCTGTCGGCGCGCCGTCGTTGAAGGAAGCGGTGCGTTGGGGATCGGAGGTCTTCCATACGCTGAAGAAGCGCCTGAAAGCCGCCGGCCACAACACCAATGTCGGCGACGAAGGCGGCTTTGCGCCGAACCTGAAGAGCGCCCAGGCGGGCCTCGACTTCGTCATGGCCTCGATCGAGGCGGCAGGCTTCAAGCCGGGCGACGAGATCGCGCTGGCGCTGGACTGTGCCGCGACCGAGTTCTTCAAGGACGGCAACTATGTCTACGAGGGCGAGCGCAAGACGCGCGATCCGAAGGCGCAGGCCAAGTATCTTGCCAAGCTCGCCGCCGACTATCCGATCATTTCGATCGAGGACGGGATGGCCGAGGACGACTGGGAAGGCTGGAAATACCTGACCGATCTCTGCGGCAAGAAGGTACAGCTCGTCGGCGACGACCTGTTCGTCACCAACTCGGCCAGGCTGCGCGACGGCATCCGCATGGGCGTCGCCAATTCGATCCTGGTCAAGGTCAACCAGATCGGCTCGCTGACCGAGACGCTGGATGCCGTCGAGACGGCTCACAAGGCGCACTACACCGCGGTGATGTCGCACCGTTCGGGCGAGACGGAGGATTCGACCATAGCCGACCTCGCGGTTGCGACCAATTGCGGGCAGATCAAGACCGGCTCGCTGGCACGCTCCGACCGGCTCGCCAAATATAATCAGCTCATTCGAATCGAGGAAATGCTGGGCAAGCAGGCCCGCTATGCCGGCAAAGGCATCCTGCGCGGCTGA